cttctccacccaccattCCTCATCAACAACcggacctccccagcacctccagcaacGAATAGGAAaacgcgccccttactacctcgccTCAATCCAACTTCAAGTTCAACTCAACCCAACCCAATCTTTTTCTTGAACACAAatacaatctcaaatgcaaactaatcaatgcaagaagtttaatcaacaagttatctgaattcctccttctactcgacaccaacttatttgacataatctttgtttgcgaaacatggctgaatagttcccatcctgactccatcatcactcaaaataactacctggtcttccggtccGACTgcaaatcccgcagaggaggtggtgtagccatattctataaaagctcactcaatctaaaaaacattcaacttGCACACGATTGACTCCTTCCTGAAACCTtaatctgcgatctttccctcaacactactctccgctttttactgtgctacagagctccaaactatgacactacccatgcaacaaaattaacctccctactaacatgggcaacctcctgcccttatcctattatcttcctaggtgacctcaacctaccacacatcaactggacactaaatgaatgctccaccgaaccgATACATACCGCCATTTATaacgccgtcaccagcctgggactggaacaattagtatcaaacaataccagactcaacaactgtctcgctctcatattctgtaatagcaaaagtgctatttatggactgcatatcagagaacccttttccaacagcgaccatagtatgatcaacttcaacctaaACCTACAGCATCATATCACTCAACTGAACAACGCACCACCTAaggacaatttcaggaaagccaactacgaactcatagacgccaatctctcactcattaattggcaatccttgttctctaactgcagcaCCATTGACGACCTCTACAATGCGTTCTTataccaaattaatagacttatagatctacATGGACCACTCACCTCTCCCagaagaaaacgaaaaaataacgtaCCTGTCTCGatcaagaaactacaaaccaaaaaaagatccctctggcgtagaaacaaaaaaggcccagtaaccaactttaaaagccgctacagaagcatatgccaacaaataaaagcagaatgtctcaactatcacagtaaacaagaggaaaacctcataCACACCAAATcgaaccgtgccttctacaacttcgtcaacaacaaactcaacgactccagacctattccacctctcgtaggacccaataacaaagaataccttgatgacccatccaaagctaacctcttcaactccttttttggctctgtttttgttaacagtaacggCTCATCCCCCTTCTTCGCAACTCGCactccaaactcattaaaaaacctaacccaaaccatcttcactatagactatgttgaaaaagcaatccgtgttctcaaaccttccctatctgtcggtccagatggtctttgtgcttacttcctaagaaaactttcttctgccatagctgaacccctaagcattatcttccaaaaatccttcaggactagcacccttcccaaactgtggtcaaaagcagtagtcatccccattttcaaaaaaggagacccatcactagttgacaactacagaccaatatcactatgctgcgtcccttgtaaaatcatggaatcaattataaaccgatCAATCACTCgacacttagaatctaataacctactctcaaacaaacaatttggattccgtaacaaactatcctgcaacctacaactacttcactgcaaaaatatctggaccacccaccttgatcaaggaaaatccatcgatgcaatttatatttacttctgcaaagccttcgactcagtggttcacgacaaacttctcctaaaactcaaatcctatggcatctcaggactcctacaCAACTGGATTaatgcattcctgtcaaacaggcaacaagtcgtcaaaattggaagcgccatttccacccctgtccctgtcaaaagtggcattccccaaggcagcgttctAGGTCCTacccttttcatcctatacatcaatgacctctgcgataatatcacaagcaactgtgtgctttttgccgccgacgtgaaacttttcaacaccactgacaacacaatcactctccaaaaagaccttgactttgtttcagattggtctaacacctggcaacttcaaatatcaaccaacaaatgctctaccctccacatcggcaaaaagaatccaaacctcatataggaactgaataaacaaaccctcacagccaacccacattcagtaaaagaccttggaatactaatatcaaatgacctaagtgctaaagcccactgcaactatatcgccaaaaaggcttccagagttgttaacctgatcctacctagcttctgctctgactagagcctacaaaacttatgccagacccatcctcgaatacagctcatctgcttggaacccacaccacatttcagacatcaacactatcgaaaacgtccaaagatatttcaccagaagagcccttcactcctccactcgaaacagaatgccctacgaaaacagactaactctcctaggtcttgaaagcttagaattgcggcgcctaaaacacgatttaagtattgcccacaagatcatatgctgcaatgtccttccggtcaacgactacttcaccttcaaccacaacaacacaagagcacgcaacagattcaaacttaatattaaccgctccaaacttgactgtaaaaaatatgactttaacaatcgagtcgtcgacgcgtggaactcattaccggactctatagtgtctactcccaacccccaacatttctcccttagactctccacgattgacctctccaggttcctaagaggccagtaaggggcgtacataagtgcactgatgtgcctaacgtcccctatccaattacctttccttttctcatatatcctacatattctctccctctcatccactcctcttcttttttacttactatccctatatatactacttaatgtctatttcattccatatgtattgtatattggacaaagctGGGGGAAATCTGTTGAGCTTTTCCCTGGCGTGGTTCTCAATGGGGCTGTTGGATCTTCTGTTCATGGTAGAGCTTCTTGGTGAGGGAGAAGGTTGAATGGTAAGGCTATGGGTCCTTCTGAGGGGGCTTCACCCAAAGCTCATGTAGTATTTCCATGAGTAAAGTGGGATCTGAAATTCTGCCcactatctccttccttccttccttccttccttccttccttccttccttccttccttccttccttccttcctcccagccCTGCCCTTTTTTCACCTTCCATCTACACCtcatctcatctctttccttctttccttccttccctcccacccttcctttcccttccatccaTGCCTCATCTcatctccttcccccttcctctttctctttctctccttttcatccttctttctttctccttcaatcCACACCTTCTCACATctatctctccccttccttccttctttccacccttcccttctcttcctttcccttccatctACACCTCatctcatcttcctccctccttccctcccttctttccttccttcctcccttccttccacccttccatccACACCtcatcttccccttcctctttctctccttttcatccttctttctttctccttcaatcCACAACTTTTCACATctatctctccccttcctccctccctcccttatttccttccttccacccttcccttctcttcctttcccttccatctACACCTCATctcacctccctcccttccttccttccttctaccctTCCATCCACACCTCATCTcatctccttcccccttcctctttccttttcatccatcctttctttctccttcaatcCACACCTTCtcacatctctctttctcccccttcccttcccttcctttcttccttcccacacccataatttaatgcctgggaggCTGCAAACAACTCCCCCCCCTCGAGGTCCTATGGAGGgtggaaacggactgtttcccaacttctgatgagccCCGTAGGCTCGggtttcaacctccccaggctccaatggtttccctggagccaggggagggtaaaaacgccctctcccatccccccggaggctctctggaagccaaaaacaccctcccagagcctctgtgtgagccaaaaatcagctggccagcacacacatgcaagttggagctgagccagggcaacggtTCGCGTGCCAGCCGatacggctctgcgtgccacccttgccatagtttcaccatcagtGCCCTAGGAGTTTCCAACGCACGGGACTTAtactttcaattcaattcaattttctttgatttgtatcaaccatatcaaagcaaaaatAGCAACCACGTCGGTCATAAAACTGCGACTCATCATAAACACTGTACAGCAGTGTAAACCGGTTagaatacaataaaattagataaaataaagggaatttaAATAAATGAGTTAAAATGCAGTGTGATAAGCTAAAATGAAGTAGTCAAACATGAAAACATAACTCATGCCAAAGTTTACATTAAACAAATGTAAGATACTGGTATGAAATATATTTAAGTGAATTCATCTCCTTTTATAGAACAATATGGTCTATAGAAAAACGTGTGATTGCCTGTACTTGAACTCTTCTTCAAGGTCCCCTAAAAAAACGAGGCCAGTGACTCCTAGATGGGTGGATTTAATTtaatggatatatattttttatttttctccaacatagaataaaaacaatacataattacaACACTAAACCAAAGCTTAtaaccaaatatatataaaacatatctTTTCCATACTAAACCTTCAATGGAGGCTCTAATCTCTCATTACTCatctacacaaacacacaaatctATAAAATTCATACAACATTATCAATTACTCAATCTCTAACTAAAGAAATCCTTTACTCCACCTTGCTGTAAAAAACTTGCATTATATCAacgtaaacattaaaaaaaatctcttttatctcaaTCGTAATAAAATTTCATAGCATATAAGTAATAGAGATTCTACTGTAGatatatatgtaaaataaaaaCCTCTCTTAATACATCATTTACTCCACAAAATAAAGATCTATATAGTGGTACCtttgcttacgaacttaattcgttctgtgaccaggttcttaagtagaaaagtttgtaagaagaagcaatttttcccataggaatcaatgtaaaagcaaataatgagtgcgattggggaaaccacagggagggtggaggctctgtttcctcccaagagattcctagaggtcccacagaggcttctccctgccttttccagccctgtttcctcccaggagattcctagagaggccccacagaggcttctccctgccttttccagccctgtttcctcccaggagattcctagagaggccccacagaggcttctccctgccttttccagccctgttttcctcccagttgattcctagagaggccccacagaggcttctccccgccttttccggccctgttttcctcccaggagattcctagagaggccccacagaggcttctccttgccttttctggttacagtttcagagactcaggtttgtaagtgtaaaatggttcttgagaagaggcaaaacaatcttgaacacctggttcttgtcTAGAGAAGTTCGCAAGTAGAGTCGTTcttagttagaggtaccactgtataattaaaCCATAAACATTAACTAAGATTCATGTTGAATCATTatttagtgctaccaccatttcttatcTTCGCCATCTggttttcaatatttaaatttccAGGGTTAATTCTCTGGTAATTCTCTGGTTCTCCTGTAATTCTCTGGTTTCGATTCTTCCAGGATAAATTTAATTTGATGGCCTGTCTTTTTCCGCTGGGAAAAAACCGGGCCACGTGGCATCTACATTGTTCTACAAGGCTGGTGTCCTTCTAACCAGGATCTATTTTGCCCCCTTCTAGATCTCAGCAACAAGGTCTTTGTTTTTCCAGCACTGTCTGCCAAGGCCGCTGTGGTTCTCCAGGTCCCCAAACCACAACCCATAACCAAGCTGACGGTCAGCTTGAGATACTACACCCTCTTGAATCGCTCGTTCAGCCTCTTCTCTTACGCCACCCACTCCAGGGAAAACGATTTCGAGATTTTCCTGAACGCACCCGACAGGTTTTCCATCGCAGTTGGTGGATCAGCGGTAGAGTTCAAGGTTGCTCGGGAGGAGAAACCCAGCTGGAAGAACATCTGCGTGTCGTGGGATTCCACCAATGGGCTGGTCCAGCTGTGGCTCAATGGGGAGCCCCTCCCTCGAGTGGGACTGAGAAAGGGCTACACCATCAACACCGGGGGCTCCTTCGTGCTGGGccagaaccaggaccaggacAACATCGGAAGGGGCTTTGACATCAACCAGTCCTTCGTTGGGGAGATTTCGGATGTTAAAATGTGGCCCCGGGTGCTGAAAAATATTGAGATTGGGTTGGCTAACAACAACCTTGAGGTGGCCGCTCCTCTGATTGCCTGGCGGTACCTGAACTACACCATCAGGGGCGTGGTGTACGTGGAGGATATCCTGATTCCTCCAAATGTACGgatctgagaaagaaagaaaagaaggatggacggacggaaggaagggaggaagaaagaaaaaggaaagaaagaaagaaagaaagaaagtttgggatttaaaaaaaatctatatttctGCAATGGGATGCAAATTGCTCAATTAGCTGTTAATTAATTACAGGGAGATAATCCATGCTTGAAAAGAACGTGTGAGCATTATAATTTCTTTTACCAATAAAATTAGCTTTTTGGGGGTGTCAAGTTGGGTTGAATGTTCCTTGTGGATTCttcttatggggaaaaaaaaatcctaaatgcAGGTATTGAGGATCATAATACCCCCatgaagtctgcggagaggggcggcatacaaatccaatgaatgaatgaatgaatgaatgaatgaatgaatgaatgaataaatgaagcaTCTACAGATAGAATCTTGCCTTGGCCGGAGGGtatttttcctccttcttccctttctctattttttttcatttcccaaGAGGCAATTGAGctgtctggtttttctttgaagacgtttcgcctCTCGTGtaagaagcatcttggatgagaagtgaaacatcttcaaagaaacacaCAGCCCAAGCATGCCAGCACGCACGAATgcaaaaccggaagttcagaaaaacaagcttcctgaagcctctggagtgtgaaaaacctttcaacgggcaaaccggaagtcctttttttttttgaacttccggtttgcctattttcccatttttttcaccctcccaggcttcagtgaggcctgtgagcaTGTGTGGGGgcggttgtgtgcatgtgcagaggactGGGCGA
This genomic window from Erythrolamprus reginae isolate rEryReg1 chromosome 13, rEryReg1.hap1, whole genome shotgun sequence contains:
- the LOC139175586 gene encoding serum amyloid P-component-like, with the translated sequence MVLLPSLLLILACLPASFGQKDLSNKVFVFPALSAKAAVVLQVPKPQPITKLTVSLRYYTLLNRSFSLFSYATHSRENDFEIFLNAPDRFSIAVGGSAVEFKVAREEKPSWKNICVSWDSTNGLVQLWLNGEPLPRVGLRKGYTINTGGSFVLGQNQDQDNIGRGFDINQSFVGEISDVKMWPRVLKNIEIGLANNNLEVAAPLIAWRYLNYTIRGVVYVEDILIPPNVRI